The following nucleotide sequence is from Streptomyces sp. NBC_00239.
GACTGTGCCTGGACGCGCCGGCCGCCGTCACCGAACGGCTGCGGGCCCGCCCCTGCGGCGCCCACCTCGTCAACCAGGCCTGGGCGCTGCCCGTCTGACCCCACGGCACGTCCCCGGACACGGCAGCTCCTTGCCGCCTCAGTGCGTCACGCCGCGGTGCACCGTCCGACGGCCCCGCCGACCGTACGATCCGAGCGACCGCACGACGGCGGGACCCAGGACGGTGAGCGACGTGACGCATCCGGAAATGGACGACGGTTCGGGGCAGCGGGCCCGGCGCACGTGGTTCGGCGCGCTGAGCGGGCTGATCGCCGGGTTCGCCGGGCTGTGCCTGGCCGAGCTCGCGTCGGCCGTGGTCCGGCCGCAGTCCGGCCCGGTCACGGCCGTCGGCGGCGCGGTCATCGATGCGACGCCGACGGTGGTCAAGGAGTGGGCGGTGCAGGTCTTCGGCACCGCCGACAAGCTGGTCCTGCAACTGGGCATCCTCGTGCTGCTCGCCGCCTTCGCGGCGGCGGCCGGGGTGCTCGCGGTCCGGCGCCCGCCGGCGGGCGTCCTGACGGCTTTGCTGTTCGGACTGTTCGGCGCCGTCGCGGCCGTGGGGCGGCCCGAGGGCCGGGCGGCGGACGCGGTGCCGTCGGCGGTGGCGGGCCTGACCGCCGCCGCGGTGCTGTACCTGCTGGCCGTACGGGTGCGCGCCGGGTACACCGGGCCCGGGTCGGCGCCGGACCGGCGCAGGTTCATCCACGTGGCCGCCGGCACCGTCGTGTTGTCCGGCCTGGCGGGGCTGGTCGGCCGGCAGGTGAACGCGTCGGGTGCGGCCGAGGCGGAGGCCGACCGCTCGGCGCTGCGGCTGCCGCCGCCGGCCTCCCCGGCCGAGCCGGTGCCGCCCGGCGCGGACCTGCGGATCCGGCAGCTGAGCCCTTTCATCACGCCCAACCGGGACTTCTACCGCGTCGACACCGCGCTGGTGGTGCCGAAGACCCGGGCATCGGACTGGTCGCTGACCCTCCACGGGGAGGGTGTGGCGCGGCCGCTGACGCTCGACTACGACGCGCTGCTGCGCCGCGAACTGATCGAGCGGGACATCACCCTCGCCTGCGTGTCGAACGAGGTGGGCGGGCCGTACGTGGGCAACGCCCGGTGGCTCGGGGTACGGCTGGCGGACCTGCTGCGGGAGGCCGGGGTGCGGCCCCCTTCGCAGGGCGGGCCGGCGGACCAGCTGGTGGCCCGGTCGGTCGACGGGATGACGCTGGGCACGCCGGTCGAGACGGTCATGGACGGTCGGGACGCGCTGCTGGCGGTGGGCATGAACGGCGAGCCGCTGCCCTTCGCGCACGGCTTCCCGGTCCGGATGGTCGTACCGGGCCTGTACGGGTACGTGTCGGCCTGCAAGTGGCTCAGGGAGCTGCGGCTGACCACCTTCGAGGCGTACGACGCGTACTGGGTGAAGCGGTCCTGGGCGGCGCGGGCGCCGGTGAAGACGCAGTCGCGCATCGACACTCCGCGCTCCTTCGCCAAGCCGAAGGCCGGCCGGGTCGCCGTGGCCGGGGTGGCGTGGGCGCAGCACCGCGGGATCTCGAAGGTGGAGGTGCGGGTGGACGGCGGCGCGTGGCGGGAGGCGCGGCTGGCGGCGGCGGACACGGTGGACACCTGGCGGCAGTGGGTGTGGGAGTGGGAGGCGGCCGAGGGCCGGCACGAGCTGCAGGTCCGGGCGACGGACGGGACGGGGCGGACCCAGACGGGCAGGCGCGCCGGGACCGTCCCGGACGGGGCGACCGGCTGGCACACGGTGGTGGTGAACGTGTCCTGAGTCGGGCCCGCACAAGACCTATCCATCACCTGTCACATGTGAAATATTACCTGCGCTCCGTCCCGTTCGGAAAGGACACGTACGTTGCGCAGACTCATCGCGGCAGGCGCGGCGATATCCATCGCCCTGCTGACCGCTCCCGCGCTCGCCGCACCCCAGGCCGCCCCCGGCCCGCAGGCCCCCGCGGCCGCCAAGCCCTCCTCCGTCGAGGCGCCGCCGCCCGCACCCCAGGAGCTCCAGCGCCAGGCGCTGCGCCGGCAGGCACTGGAGCAGGTGGCCGCCGGCCGGCTGAAGACCGGCACGAAGGGCGTCCTCCCGCAGCGGGTGCAGGTGGGCAAGCGGTACGTCGAACTCGCGCAGGAGCGCAAGGACAAGGTGTTCGTGATCCTTGCCGAGTTCGGCGACCAGGTGGACAACACCACCGAGT
It contains:
- a CDS encoding molybdopterin-dependent oxidoreductase, encoding MDDGSGQRARRTWFGALSGLIAGFAGLCLAELASAVVRPQSGPVTAVGGAVIDATPTVVKEWAVQVFGTADKLVLQLGILVLLAAFAAAAGVLAVRRPPAGVLTALLFGLFGAVAAVGRPEGRAADAVPSAVAGLTAAAVLYLLAVRVRAGYTGPGSAPDRRRFIHVAAGTVVLSGLAGLVGRQVNASGAAEAEADRSALRLPPPASPAEPVPPGADLRIRQLSPFITPNRDFYRVDTALVVPKTRASDWSLTLHGEGVARPLTLDYDALLRRELIERDITLACVSNEVGGPYVGNARWLGVRLADLLREAGVRPPSQGGPADQLVARSVDGMTLGTPVETVMDGRDALLAVGMNGEPLPFAHGFPVRMVVPGLYGYVSACKWLRELRLTTFEAYDAYWVKRSWAARAPVKTQSRIDTPRSFAKPKAGRVAVAGVAWAQHRGISKVEVRVDGGAWREARLAAADTVDTWRQWVWEWEAAEGRHELQVRATDGTGRTQTGRRAGTVPDGATGWHTVVVNVS